One Hyphomicrobium sp. CS1GBMeth3 DNA window includes the following coding sequences:
- the groL gene encoding chaperonin GroEL (60 kDa chaperone family; promotes refolding of misfolded polypeptides especially under stressful conditions; forms two stacked rings of heptamers to form a barrel-shaped 14mer; ends can be capped by GroES; misfolded proteins enter the barrel where they are refolded when GroES binds) has product MAAKDVKFSQDARERMLRGVDILANAVKVTLGPKGRNVVIEKSFGAPRITKDGVTVAKEIELEDKFENMGAQMLREVASKTADLAGDGTTTATVLAQAIVREGAKSVAAGANPMDLKRGIDLAVQAVVDELKAKSKKVTSNDEIAQVGTISANGDTEIGAKIAEAMKKVGNEGVITVEESKSLETELDVVEGMQFDRGYLSPYFITNADKMIAELDSPYILIHEKKVSGLQAMLPVLEAVVQTGKPLLIIAEDVEGEALATLVVNKLRGGLKVAAVKAPGFGDRRKAMLEDIAILTGGTVVSEDLGIKLESVTLDMLGTAKRVTIDKENTTIVDGSGKKADIEARVKQIKAQIEETTSDYDREKLQERLAKLAGGVAVIKVGGATEVEVKERKDRVDDALHATRAAVEEGIVPGGGVALLRAIKALETLEGGNEDQKVGISIVRRALQSPARQIFTNAGEDGSVVAGKILENNKYAYGFNAQSGAYGDLIAEGVIDPAKVVRCALQDAASVAGLLITTEAMVADKPKKDAPAMPMGGGGMGGMGGMDF; this is encoded by the coding sequence ATGGCAGCTAAGGACGTAAAATTCTCGCAGGATGCCCGCGAGCGCATGCTGCGCGGCGTCGATATCCTTGCCAACGCGGTCAAGGTCACGCTCGGTCCCAAGGGCCGCAACGTCGTCATCGAGAAGAGCTTCGGCGCGCCGCGCATCACCAAGGACGGCGTGACGGTCGCCAAGGAGATCGAGCTCGAGGACAAGTTCGAGAACATGGGCGCGCAGATGCTGCGCGAGGTGGCTTCGAAGACCGCCGACCTCGCCGGTGACGGCACCACCACCGCAACCGTGCTCGCACAGGCCATCGTGCGCGAGGGCGCCAAGTCTGTGGCCGCCGGCGCCAACCCGATGGACCTCAAGCGCGGCATCGACCTCGCCGTGCAGGCCGTCGTCGACGAGCTCAAAGCCAAGTCGAAGAAGGTCACCTCCAACGACGAGATCGCCCAGGTCGGCACCATTTCCGCCAACGGCGACACCGAGATCGGCGCCAAGATCGCCGAGGCCATGAAGAAGGTCGGCAACGAGGGCGTCATCACGGTCGAAGAGTCGAAGAGCCTCGAGACCGAACTCGACGTCGTCGAGGGCATGCAGTTCGACCGCGGCTACCTCTCGCCCTACTTCATCACCAATGCCGACAAGATGATCGCGGAGCTGGATAGCCCTTACATCCTGATCCACGAGAAGAAGGTCTCCGGCCTGCAGGCCATGCTGCCGGTGCTTGAGGCCGTGGTTCAGACCGGCAAGCCGCTGCTCATCATCGCCGAGGACGTCGAGGGTGAGGCCCTGGCGACCCTCGTCGTCAACAAGCTGCGCGGCGGCCTCAAGGTCGCGGCTGTCAAGGCTCCGGGCTTCGGTGATCGCCGCAAGGCCATGCTCGAGGACATCGCCATCCTGACAGGCGGCACTGTGGTCTCCGAGGATCTCGGCATCAAGCTCGAGAGCGTGACGCTCGACATGCTGGGCACGGCCAAGCGCGTCACGATCGACAAGGAGAACACCACGATCGTCGACGGCTCAGGCAAGAAGGCCGACATCGAAGCACGCGTGAAGCAGATCAAGGCGCAGATCGAGGAGACGACCTCGGATTACGACCGCGAGAAGCTGCAGGAGCGTCTGGCGAAGCTCGCCGGCGGCGTGGCCGTGATCAAAGTCGGCGGTGCCACCGAGGTCGAGGTCAAGGAGCGCAAGGATCGCGTCGACGACGCGCTGCACGCGACCCGCGCAGCCGTTGAAGAGGGCATCGTCCCGGGCGGCGGCGTGGCTCTGCTGCGCGCCATCAAGGCGCTCGAGACGCTCGAGGGCGGCAACGAGGACCAGAAGGTCGGCATCTCGATCGTGCGCCGTGCGCTGCAGTCTCCGGCTCGCCAGATCTTCACCAATGCGGGTGAGGATGGCTCGGTCGTTGCCGGAAAGATCCTCGAGAACAACAAGTACGCCTACGGCTTCAACGCCCAGTCGGGCGCTTACGGCGACCTGATCGCCGAGGGCGTCATCGATCCGGCTAAGGTCGTGCGCTGCGCTCTGCAGGATGCGGCATCCGTTGCTGGTCTCCTGATCACGACCGAGGCCATGGTTGCCGATAAGCCGAAGAAGGACGCCCCGGCGATGCCGATGGGCGGCGGCGGAATGGGCGGAATGGGCGGTATGGACTTCTAA
- a CDS encoding ABC transporter ATP-binding protein, translating into MERPVEPEPGQAGPSLGPPLVSARDLSKIYRVGDQEVVALDHVSLDIASGDFVAIMGPSGSGKSTMMNLIGALDVPTSGHLVLDGRDIGTLSVDELAALRNRTIGFVFQQFNLLPRTSALEQVMLPLLYADPRPTDSEERAKKRLEQVGLGNRMDHTPRQLSGGQQQRVAIARALVNDPKLILADEPTGALDTRTSEEIMQVFTDLNREGITVIVVTHEPEIALWAGRRITFRDGHVVDDVRQTPAPAGVPPAGTGEAP; encoded by the coding sequence ATGGAGAGACCTGTCGAGCCCGAGCCGGGCCAAGCAGGGCCATCCCTTGGTCCGCCGCTGGTATCGGCCCGCGATCTCAGTAAAATCTACCGGGTGGGCGACCAGGAGGTCGTCGCGCTCGACCACGTCTCGCTCGACATCGCGTCGGGCGATTTCGTCGCCATCATGGGGCCGTCGGGCTCCGGCAAGTCGACGATGATGAACCTGATCGGCGCGCTCGACGTGCCGACCTCCGGCCACCTCGTGCTTGACGGACGCGATATCGGCACGCTTTCGGTCGACGAGCTGGCGGCGCTCCGCAACCGCACCATCGGTTTCGTCTTCCAGCAATTCAATCTGCTGCCGCGCACGAGCGCGCTCGAGCAGGTGATGCTGCCTTTGCTTTATGCCGACCCGCGCCCCACCGACAGCGAAGAGCGTGCGAAAAAGCGGCTCGAGCAGGTCGGCCTTGGAAACCGCATGGATCACACGCCGCGCCAGCTCTCGGGCGGCCAACAGCAGCGCGTCGCCATCGCGCGGGCGCTCGTCAACGATCCGAAGCTGATCCTCGCCGACGAGCCGACGGGCGCACTCGACACGCGCACCTCCGAAGAGATCATGCAGGTCTTCACGGATCTCAACCGCGAAGGCATCACCGTCATCGTCGTCACCCACGAGCCGGAGATCGCGCTCTGGGCCGGGCGACGCATCACGTTCCGCGACGGGCACGTCGTCGATGACGTCCGGCAGACACCGGCGCCCGCGGGCGTTCCTCCCGCCGGCACGGGGGAGGCGCCATGA
- a CDS encoding H-NS histone family protein, producing MASINYDKMSVKELTDHIARAQRALNAAKDRERSDLKNKITTLAENAGFSVGELFGSRGRGKATSVKYANPDNRSETWTGRGRKPNWLVAKLGKGAKITDFAV from the coding sequence ATGGCAAGCATCAATTATGACAAGATGTCCGTTAAGGAACTGACCGATCACATCGCGCGCGCGCAGAGGGCGCTGAATGCTGCGAAGGATCGCGAGCGGTCCGACCTCAAGAACAAAATCACAACGCTTGCTGAAAATGCTGGCTTCTCGGTGGGCGAACTTTTCGGCAGCCGCGGGCGGGGCAAGGCGACCTCAGTTAAATATGCAAATCCCGATAACCGCTCTGAGACATGGACGGGGCGCGGCCGGAAGCCGAATTGGCTGGTTGCTAAACTTGGCAAAGGCGCAAAAATCACTGATTTTGCCGTCTAA
- a CDS encoding cytochrome c1, translating to MRPLKGFLAAVALLVGASSVDVAHAAGEAVHIERQTWSFGGFTGQYDPAQLQRGFQVYKDVCAACHGLKRVRFRNLFEPGGPEFPEESVKALANEWPNKIIDGPNDEGQMFEREPKAFDPVLGPFKNDNEARAAQNGALPVDLSLIAKARNVEYHGSWWAHPFSMLRDIATSYQEGGADYLYALLTGYHEAPAGVQMADGMNYNAAFPGHQIAMPAPLSKDAFVTYQDGTGSLEQNARDVSAFLTWAADPTLNTRKSTGWIVIFYLLATTALLYFGKRRLWSKIPH from the coding sequence ATGCGACCTTTGAAAGGATTTCTTGCCGCGGTGGCGCTGCTGGTTGGCGCTAGCTCGGTCGACGTGGCGCACGCTGCGGGTGAAGCTGTCCACATCGAGCGCCAGACTTGGAGCTTTGGCGGCTTCACGGGGCAATACGATCCGGCCCAGCTGCAGCGCGGTTTTCAGGTTTACAAGGACGTTTGCGCCGCCTGTCACGGCCTGAAGCGCGTGCGCTTCCGCAATCTCTTCGAGCCCGGCGGTCCCGAGTTCCCCGAGGAATCGGTCAAGGCGCTCGCCAATGAGTGGCCGAACAAGATCATCGACGGCCCCAACGACGAGGGCCAGATGTTCGAGCGCGAGCCCAAGGCGTTCGATCCCGTCCTTGGTCCCTTCAAGAACGACAACGAAGCCCGCGCTGCGCAGAACGGCGCCCTGCCCGTTGACCTGTCCCTGATCGCCAAGGCCCGCAACGTCGAATATCACGGCTCTTGGTGGGCGCATCCGTTCTCGATGTTGCGGGACATCGCGACCAGCTATCAGGAGGGTGGCGCCGACTACCTTTACGCCCTGCTGACGGGCTATCACGAGGCTCCGGCCGGCGTTCAGATGGCCGATGGCATGAACTACAACGCGGCCTTCCCCGGGCACCAGATTGCGATGCCGGCGCCGCTCTCGAAGGACGCCTTCGTGACCTACCAAGACGGCACCGGCTCGCTGGAGCAGAACGCCCGCGACGTGTCGGCCTTCCTGACATGGGCCGCCGACCCCACGCTTAACACCCGCAAGAGCACGGGCTGGATCGTGATCTTCTATCTGCTGGCTACGACGGCGCTGCTCTACTTCGGCAAGCGCAGGCTGTGGTCGAAGATCCCGCATTGA
- a CDS encoding S-methyl-5'-thioadenosine phosphorylase produces MTQSVLGIIGGSGFYNLPGLENPRWEKVMTPWGAPSDEILFAEIAGLPVRFLPRHGRGHPVPPSGINFRANIDALKRSGVTDLVSISACGSLREDLAPGHFVLVDQFVDRTFAREKSFFGPGLVAHVSVADPVSPLLVDAVEKAAQAEGIVYTRGGTYLVMEGPQFSTRAESNLYRSWGMDVIGMTNMPEAKLAREAEICYATVAMVTDYDCWHDDHADVDVASIIAIMNQNTEKAQRLVLSLARDFPREHPACPIGSDRALDVALITAPDARDASLVRKLDAVAGRVLGS; encoded by the coding sequence ATGACACAGTCCGTTCTCGGCATCATCGGCGGCAGCGGCTTCTACAACCTGCCCGGCCTGGAAAACCCTCGCTGGGAAAAGGTGATGACCCCGTGGGGGGCGCCTTCCGACGAGATCCTGTTTGCCGAGATCGCGGGACTTCCCGTCCGCTTCCTCCCGCGCCACGGCCGCGGCCATCCCGTGCCGCCGAGTGGGATCAACTTCCGCGCCAATATCGACGCGCTGAAGCGCTCGGGTGTGACAGACCTTGTCTCGATCTCGGCCTGTGGCTCGCTGCGCGAGGACTTGGCGCCCGGTCATTTCGTGCTCGTCGATCAGTTCGTCGACCGCACCTTCGCGCGCGAGAAGAGCTTCTTCGGACCCGGCCTTGTGGCCCACGTTTCGGTCGCCGACCCTGTGAGCCCGTTGCTGGTCGATGCCGTGGAGAAGGCCGCCCAGGCCGAAGGTATCGTCTACACGCGCGGGGGCACCTATCTCGTCATGGAAGGCCCGCAGTTCTCGACGCGTGCCGAGAGCAATCTCTATCGCAGCTGGGGCATGGACGTGATCGGCATGACCAACATGCCCGAGGCCAAGCTCGCCCGCGAGGCGGAGATCTGCTACGCGACTGTCGCCATGGTCACCGACTACGACTGCTGGCACGACGACCACGCCGACGTCGACGTCGCGTCCATCATTGCCATCATGAACCAGAATACCGAGAAGGCGCAGCGGCTCGTCTTGAGCCTTGCACGCGATTTCCCGCGCGAGCATCCGGCCTGTCCGATCGGCTCCGACCGCGCGCTCGACGTCGCCCTCATCACGGCGCCTGACGCCCGCGACGCCTCGCTCGTGCGCAAGCTCGACGCCGTCGCTGGCCGCGTTCTCGGAAGCTGA
- a CDS encoding CoA pyrophosphatase, which produces MIPLRLSDPHAFTPAGFRERALSALSGPQPDDGDGPSDFDLNPEVAAARPHPDALATARPAAVLIPAIARETITLLFTQRTNHLAAHAGQIAFPGGKAEPYDADPLATALREAHEEIGLEPSRVTPLGTLDRYLTGTGFRITPVIGLVDPAFTPVPDVNEVADTFEVPLSFLMDARNFQRHSRNMGGVDRHFYAIPFGDRFIWGATAGILRNMHQRLFAP; this is translated from the coding sequence ATGATTCCGTTGCGCCTATCCGACCCGCATGCCTTCACGCCAGCCGGCTTTCGGGAGCGCGCGCTGAGCGCCCTTTCAGGTCCCCAGCCCGACGATGGAGACGGCCCGAGCGATTTCGACCTCAACCCAGAGGTCGCCGCCGCACGCCCGCACCCGGATGCGCTGGCAACGGCGCGGCCGGCGGCCGTACTGATTCCTGCCATTGCGCGCGAGACGATCACGCTGCTGTTCACGCAACGTACCAATCATCTCGCAGCGCACGCTGGCCAGATTGCGTTTCCGGGCGGCAAGGCCGAACCTTATGACGCTGACCCACTGGCAACCGCGCTACGCGAGGCGCACGAGGAGATCGGTCTCGAGCCGTCGCGGGTCACGCCGCTCGGCACGCTCGACCGATACCTTACGGGAACGGGCTTCAGGATCACGCCGGTGATCGGCCTTGTCGATCCGGCTTTCACGCCCGTACCCGACGTTAACGAGGTGGCGGATACCTTCGAGGTACCGTTATCGTTCCTGATGGATGCCAGGAACTTCCAGCGCCACTCTCGGAACATGGGCGGCGTGGATCGGCATTTCTACGCTATCCCCTTCGGCGACCGCTTCATCTGGGGCGCGACGGCCGGTATCCTGCGCAACATGCACCAGAGGCTCTTCGCACCATGA
- a CDS encoding cytochrome b N-terminal domain-containing protein: protein MEHTSSYEPKSSFGKWWDDRLPIARLMHGQFVDFPTPRNLNYLWTFGGILTFCLAAQILTGIVLAMHYQPSAAEAFNSVEAIRRDVNYGWMIRNFHAVGASMFFIAVYIHIFRGLYYGSYKAPREVLWILGVLIFLVMMATAFMGYALPWGQMSFWGVTVITNLFSSLNEIIPGVGTAVVEWLWGGFSVSGKTLNRFFSLHYLLPFVIAGLVVLHIWALHVVGQNNPTGLDIKTKSDAVPMYPYAVAKDTVGLFAFLILFAWFVFFLPDYLGHADNYIPADALVTPPHIVPEWYFLPFYAILRAIPSKLGGVIAMFSAIVVLVFVPWLDTSRVRSAKYRPLYKWFFWLLVISCLALGYLGAMPAEGAYVTWARVFTVYYFAHFLLVMPIIGLIETPKPLPKSISASVLPSGGGAPQGATAAPETR, encoded by the coding sequence ATGGAGCACACGTCGAGCTACGAGCCGAAATCCTCGTTCGGCAAATGGTGGGATGACCGCCTGCCGATTGCACGCTTGATGCACGGCCAGTTCGTCGACTTCCCGACGCCGCGCAACCTCAACTATCTCTGGACCTTCGGCGGCATCCTGACCTTCTGCCTGGCAGCGCAGATCCTGACCGGCATCGTGCTGGCGATGCACTACCAGCCGAGCGCGGCCGAGGCCTTCAATTCCGTCGAGGCCATCCGCCGAGACGTCAACTACGGCTGGATGATCCGCAACTTCCACGCCGTCGGCGCGTCGATGTTCTTCATCGCCGTCTACATCCACATCTTCCGCGGCCTCTACTACGGCTCCTACAAGGCGCCCCGCGAGGTGCTCTGGATCCTCGGCGTTTTGATCTTCCTCGTCATGATGGCCACGGCCTTCATGGGGTACGCATTGCCCTGGGGTCAGATGAGCTTCTGGGGCGTCACCGTCATCACCAACCTCTTCTCGTCCTTGAATGAGATCATCCCCGGCGTCGGCACCGCGGTGGTGGAATGGTTGTGGGGGGGCTTCTCGGTCTCCGGCAAGACGCTGAACCGCTTCTTCTCGCTGCACTACCTGCTGCCGTTCGTGATCGCGGGCCTCGTCGTGCTGCACATCTGGGCGCTGCACGTCGTTGGCCAGAACAACCCCACCGGCCTCGACATCAAGACCAAGTCTGATGCGGTCCCGATGTATCCCTACGCCGTTGCCAAGGATACCGTCGGTTTGTTCGCCTTCCTGATCCTGTTCGCGTGGTTCGTGTTCTTCCTGCCGGATTACCTCGGCCACGCCGACAATTACATCCCCGCAGACGCGCTGGTCACGCCGCCGCACATCGTGCCCGAATGGTACTTCCTGCCGTTCTACGCCATCCTGCGCGCCATCCCCTCGAAGCTCGGCGGCGTCATCGCCATGTTCTCGGCCATCGTGGTGCTCGTGTTCGTTCCCTGGCTCGACACCAGCCGCGTCCGCTCGGCGAAGTACCGCCCGCTCTACAAGTGGTTCTTCTGGCTACTCGTGATCTCGTGCCTCGCGCTCGGCTACCTCGGCGCCATGCCGGCCGAAGGTGCATACGTGACCTGGGCCCGCGTCTTCACGGTCTACTATTTCGCGCACTTCCTCCTCGTCATGCCGATCATCGGCCTGATCGAAACGCCGAAGCCGCTGCCGAAATCCATATCCGCGTCTGTCCTACCGAGTGGGGGAGGGGCGCCGCAAGGCGCGACCGCTGCCCCAGAGACACGCTGA
- a CDS encoding ABC transporter permease yields MNVLDSVSIAVRALRTNLLRSVLTTLGIVIGVASVIILVAVGTGASSEVDKQIKALGTNMLVVFPGSMRVMGRAGGAGTDIPLSETDVAGIRDKIPGVIAVSGQIDDSGPIVRGNANWISNLNGVHAEYTMVRDWPIASGRDIDPADVRSGTKVAVIGDTVAKEVFAGENPVGAIIRIRNVPFEVIGVLVPKGQSVMGRDQDDVVLVPITTARLRVSGRSQVQNDRVGRLYVKVDESANIDEVQEDIENFLRQRRKTRAGADDSFSVRNLAETMKARSEVLTTLSYLLAATSVISLIVGGIGIMNIMLVSVTERTREIGLRMAVGARRRDIMLQFLVEAVSLCLLGGLIGIAVGVSASAVIAFAANWPVLVSPAVLGGALAAAAATGICFGLFPARRAAHLNPIDALRSE; encoded by the coding sequence ATGAACGTCTTAGACAGTGTCAGTATCGCTGTGCGCGCACTCCGAACGAACCTCCTGCGCTCGGTGTTGACCACGCTCGGCATCGTCATCGGCGTGGCGTCGGTCATCATCCTGGTGGCTGTCGGGACGGGTGCTTCGAGCGAGGTCGACAAGCAAATCAAGGCGCTCGGCACCAACATGCTGGTGGTGTTTCCCGGCTCGATGCGCGTCATGGGACGTGCCGGCGGGGCGGGCACCGACATCCCTCTCAGCGAGACTGATGTAGCCGGCATCCGCGACAAGATCCCGGGCGTGATCGCCGTGTCCGGCCAGATCGACGATTCCGGGCCGATCGTGCGCGGCAACGCGAACTGGATCTCCAATCTCAACGGCGTGCACGCCGAGTACACGATGGTTCGCGACTGGCCGATCGCCTCCGGGCGCGATATCGACCCCGCGGACGTGCGCTCGGGCACCAAGGTCGCGGTTATCGGCGACACGGTCGCCAAGGAGGTGTTCGCGGGTGAGAACCCCGTCGGCGCCATCATTCGCATCCGGAACGTGCCGTTCGAGGTGATCGGCGTGCTGGTGCCCAAAGGCCAGTCGGTCATGGGGCGTGACCAGGACGACGTCGTGCTGGTGCCGATTACCACGGCGCGGCTCCGCGTCTCCGGGCGCAGCCAGGTTCAGAACGACCGCGTGGGGCGTCTCTATGTCAAAGTGGACGAAAGCGCCAACATCGACGAGGTCCAGGAGGACATCGAAAATTTCCTGCGCCAGCGCCGCAAAACGCGGGCGGGGGCCGACGACAGCTTTTCGGTGCGCAATCTGGCCGAAACCATGAAAGCCAGAAGCGAGGTGCTGACAACGCTCAGCTACCTTCTCGCGGCCACGTCGGTGATTTCGCTGATTGTGGGCGGCATCGGCATTATGAACATCATGCTGGTTTCGGTCACCGAGCGGACGCGTGAAATCGGGCTCCGTATGGCGGTCGGGGCGCGGCGGCGCGATATCATGCTGCAGTTTCTGGTCGAGGCGGTTTCGCTGTGTTTGCTCGGCGGGCTGATCGGCATTGCCGTAGGCGTTTCGGCTTCGGCCGTCATTGCATTTGCTGCCAATTGGCCAGTTCTGGTGTCGCCCGCGGTCCTCGGCGGCGCCCTTGCGGCGGCGGCTGCGACAGGGATCTGTTTCGGTCTGTTTCCCGCCCGTCGCGCCGCGCATCTAAATCCAATTGATGCATTGCGTAGCGAATAA
- the groES gene encoding co-chaperone GroES: protein MTFRPLHDRVVVKRVDEDTKTAGGIIIPDTAKEKPQQGEVVAVGPGARDEQGKVVPLDVKPGDRVLFGKWSGTEVKIDGEDLLIMKESDILGVLEGKPSAKKAA, encoded by the coding sequence ATGACATTCCGTCCCTTGCATGACCGCGTTGTCGTCAAGCGCGTCGATGAGGACACCAAGACCGCTGGCGGCATCATCATTCCCGATACGGCCAAAGAGAAGCCTCAGCAGGGCGAAGTCGTCGCCGTCGGCCCTGGCGCCCGCGACGAGCAGGGCAAAGTCGTCCCCCTGGACGTGAAGCCCGGCGACCGCGTGCTGTTTGGCAAGTGGTCTGGCACCGAGGTCAAGATCGACGGCGAGGATCTCCTGATCATGAAGGAGAGCGATATCCTCGGTGTTCTCGAAGGCAAGCCGTCGGCCAAGAAGGCCGCCTAA
- a CDS encoding CCA tRNA nucleotidyltransferase has translation MTREREDEEQRLPSLSGAPWLESESTRAVLDALRSGGFEGRIVGGAVRNALIGEPVRDIDIATTALPQDVIHLAAAAGLSAVPTGVSHGTVTVIADHRPFEVTTLRRDIETFGRQARVTFTTDWAEDAARRDFTLNALYCDAGGTVYDPVGGYPDIIARHVRFIGDARERIHEDYLRILRFFRFTAEYAEGSPDATGLAASIELADGLAQLSAERVRAELLRLLAARRAVEVAGVMANTDLIQVLIGVKGDVVLLRRLADIEAALGHDADPLVRLAALTGGGRPLSALGARLRLSNGESERLARLILPDPAFDPATDEREARAFLYRFGVEAFRDGVLLAWARSDAAPDDALWRSRLELPDRWKVPSLPVRGADLLARGLAEGPAVGRIVRAFEDWWIEEDFPENEVRLARALSDLVKANT, from the coding sequence ATGACGCGTGAGCGCGAGGACGAGGAGCAGCGTCTGCCGAGCTTGAGCGGCGCGCCGTGGCTCGAGAGCGAGAGCACGCGGGCCGTGCTTGATGCACTCCGGAGCGGCGGTTTCGAAGGCCGCATCGTGGGCGGCGCCGTGCGCAACGCGCTGATCGGCGAGCCGGTCCGGGACATCGACATCGCGACCACGGCGCTGCCGCAGGACGTCATCCACCTGGCGGCCGCGGCCGGCCTCAGCGCCGTGCCGACGGGCGTATCCCACGGCACGGTCACTGTCATCGCGGACCATCGCCCGTTCGAGGTGACGACGCTGCGCCGTGATATCGAGACCTTCGGCCGCCAGGCGCGCGTCACGTTCACGACCGATTGGGCCGAGGACGCCGCGCGGCGCGACTTCACCCTCAACGCGCTTTACTGCGATGCAGGGGGCACCGTGTACGACCCGGTCGGCGGTTATCCTGACATCATCGCACGCCACGTGCGCTTCATCGGCGACGCGCGCGAGCGCATCCACGAGGATTATCTGCGCATCCTGCGCTTCTTCCGCTTCACGGCCGAGTACGCCGAGGGTTCGCCCGATGCGACCGGGCTCGCCGCTTCGATCGAGCTTGCGGACGGTCTCGCTCAGCTCTCCGCGGAGCGCGTGCGGGCCGAGCTGCTGCGTCTGCTCGCGGCGCGGCGCGCGGTCGAGGTCGCGGGCGTCATGGCCAATACCGACCTGATCCAGGTGCTGATCGGCGTCAAAGGCGACGTGGTTCTGCTTCGCCGGCTGGCAGACATCGAGGCGGCACTTGGACACGATGCCGATCCGTTGGTGAGGTTGGCTGCGCTCACCGGCGGCGGACGCCCGCTTTCCGCGCTCGGCGCACGTCTGCGCCTGTCGAACGGAGAGAGCGAACGGCTGGCGCGCCTCATCCTACCGGACCCGGCCTTCGATCCCGCGACGGACGAGCGGGAGGCGCGGGCGTTTCTCTATCGCTTCGGCGTCGAGGCGTTCCGCGATGGTGTGTTGCTCGCCTGGGCACGCAGCGATGCAGCGCCCGACGATGCCCTCTGGCGCAGCCGCCTCGAGCTGCCCGACCGCTGGAAAGTCCCGTCGCTTCCGGTGCGCGGCGCCGATCTGCTGGCGCGCGGTCTCGCCGAAGGTCCGGCCGTCGGACGCATCGTGCGCGCGTTCGAGGATTGGTGGATCGAGGAAGATTTTCCGGAGAACGAGGTCCGGCTTGCACGCGCGCTGTCGGATCTGGTCAAGGCCAACACATGA